CCGCTCGACGGCGTGCCGACCACCATCAAGGAGAACATCGCCACCCGGGGCGACCCGATGCCCGCGGGCACGGCCGCCGTCGAGTTGCGGCCCGCCGTGGCGGACGCTCCGCCGGCCGCCCGGCTGAAGGAAGCGGGCGCGGTGATCGTGTCCAAGACCACGATGCCCGACTACGGGATGCTGTCCTCCGGCCTCTCGAGCTTCCATGCGCTGGCGCGCAATCCCTGGGACCTGACGAAGACGCCAGGCGGCTCGAGCGCCGGCGCTGGCGCCGCCGCAGCGGCCGGCTACGGCCCGCTGCACATCGGCACCGACATCGGCGGGTCGCTCCGGCTGCCGGCCGGCTGGTGCGGCATCTTCACGCTCAAGCCCAGCCTGGGCCGCATTCCGATCGACCCCCCCTACATGGGCCGCGCCGCCGGGCCGATGACGCGCAGCGTCGCCGATGCCGCGCTCATGATGCAGGTGCTGGCCCAGCCCGACGCGCGCGACAGCATGAGCCTGCCGCCCCAGGACATCGCCTGGTCGTCCTTCGAGGTGGGCGCAGAGCATCTGCGCGGCCTGCGCATCGGCCTCCTGCTCGATGCGGGCTGCGGCCTGGCGGTCGATGCCGAGATCCGCGCCGCCGTCGAGGAGGCGGCGCGCCTGTTCGAGCGCGCCGGCGCCGCCATCGAGGTCCTGCAGCCGTTCATGTCGCAGGCCATGCTCGACGGGATGGACCACCTCTGGCGCATGCGCTCCCTGGTGGACATCAATGCCCTGCCCGCGGACCGGCGTGCCAGGGTGCTGCCCTACATCCGCGCATGGGCCGAGAGCGCGGCAGACTTCAGCGGCGAGCACGTATTCCGCGCGTTCAGCCAGTTCCATGTGACGCGCGTGGCGGCGGTGTCCGCCTGCGCGAAGTACGACTACGTGATCTCGCCCACCGCGCCGAACCTGCCCGCGGAGGCCGAACTGCCCTCGCCCACCAACGACCCGCTGCGGCCGCTGGAGCACATCGGCTTCACCGTGCCCTTCAACATGTCCGAGCAGCCGGCCGCCTCGATCAACTGCGGCTACAGCCGCAGCGGCCTGCCGATCGGCCTGCAGATCGCGGGGCAACGCTTCGACGACCTGGGCGTGCTCAAGATCTCGCGCGCCTTCGAGCTGATCCGCGGCCCGCAACGGCCCTGGCCACGGCCGCCTGGCGCCTGACTCGCGCTCGCCCCTCAGACGAGGTGGGAGGCCAGCAGTTCGCGTGCCCGCGTCACGAACTCGGTTTCGCCGCGCCGCGGCGGCAGGAAATGGAAGGCCACGCGCGGCAGCGCCGGTAGCCCGTGCGGCGGCGTCAGGCGCGCCACGCCCTCGCACAGGGAAGATTCATTGAGGCAGGCGACGCCCAGTCCCGCCGCCAGGGCCGACTGAAGACCCGCGACGCCCGAGGCGACATGCGCCACCGCGAAGGGCACGCGCCGCTGCTTCAGCAGCTTGACCGTGAACTGGTGCAGCGAGCAGGTGTCGGGCAGCACCAGCAGCCGCAGCGGCTCGCCGCGCGCAACGCGCAGGCCGGTCGCACCCATCCAGGCGAGCGATTCGCGGCGCAGGGCCGGTGCGTTCGAGGCGGGCGTGCCGCCTTGCCCTGCGATGCGCATCGACAGGCCCACGTCGAACTGCCCCTGCGCGTAGCCCGCCTCGATCGCGCCGATCTTCATGACGCTCACGTGCAGCCGCACCTGCGGGTAGCGCTCGCCGAGCCGGCCCAGCAGCCGCGCCAGCTCGCCCGGCCTGAAGTAGTCGGTCACCGCGAGGCGAAGCTCCCCATGGAGCGTTTCACCGCGAAGGTCGCGCAGGGCCTCGTCCGCGAGCGCCAGCAGGCGCTGCGCATGCCCCAGCAGCCGCGTGCCCGCGACGGTGGGCGCCACGCCGGCCTTGCTGCGCGTCAGCAGCGGCTGGCCGGTGCGCTCCTCCAGCTTGCGCATCTGCTCGCTGACGGCCGATTGCGACAGGAACACCTGCGGCGCGGCGGAGGTCAGGCTGCCCGCCTCTACGACGGCGACGAAGGTCCTGAGCTGCTCCAGGTCGAAGGTCTGCATGGCAACATCCATCAAGGAAACGAATGATATCCATCATATCTTCCCGCTTTTCCGATGGCACGAGCTTTCCCACAATGAAGCCTCGACGATTCGAAAGGAAAACACCATGCCTCATATCGTGATTCATCTCTCCGGCCAGCCCGATGCACAGCTCACGCGCCGCACCGTGGACACGGTGGCCGAGCTGACCCAGAGCGTGCTGGGCAAGAAGCTGCCGGTGATCGCCACCACCGTGCAATACATCGCCGACGATGCCTGGTTCATCGGCGGGCGATCCCTGGCCGAGCTCGGCAAGTCGGCCTTCCACCTGGACATCAGCATCACCGACGAGACCAACACCAAGGCGGAGAAGGCGCGCTACCTGCGCGAGATCTACGGCGCCATGGCGGCGCTGCGGAAGAACCTGCACGAGGTGTCGTACGTGCATCTGATCGATGCGCGCGCTGCAGCCTACG
Above is a window of Variovorax sp. RA8 DNA encoding:
- a CDS encoding amidase, with product MPLNDLSAHELVGAYRKGSLSPVEVTQAVLDHIARWEPKLQATWLLRPESALEQARASEARWKHGEPLGPLDGVPTTIKENIATRGDPMPAGTAAVELRPAVADAPPAARLKEAGAVIVSKTTMPDYGMLSSGLSSFHALARNPWDLTKTPGGSSAGAGAAAAAGYGPLHIGTDIGGSLRLPAGWCGIFTLKPSLGRIPIDPPYMGRAAGPMTRSVADAALMMQVLAQPDARDSMSLPPQDIAWSSFEVGAEHLRGLRIGLLLDAGCGLAVDAEIRAAVEEAARLFERAGAAIEVLQPFMSQAMLDGMDHLWRMRSLVDINALPADRRARVLPYIRAWAESAADFSGEHVFRAFSQFHVTRVAAVSACAKYDYVISPTAPNLPAEAELPSPTNDPLRPLEHIGFTVPFNMSEQPAASINCGYSRSGLPIGLQIAGQRFDDLGVLKISRAFELIRGPQRPWPRPPGA
- a CDS encoding LysR family transcriptional regulator; the encoded protein is MQTFDLEQLRTFVAVVEAGSLTSAAPQVFLSQSAVSEQMRKLEERTGQPLLTRSKAGVAPTVAGTRLLGHAQRLLALADEALRDLRGETLHGELRLAVTDYFRPGELARLLGRLGERYPQVRLHVSVMKIGAIEAGYAQGQFDVGLSMRIAGQGGTPASNAPALRRESLAWMGATGLRVARGEPLRLLVLPDTCSLHQFTVKLLKQRRVPFAVAHVASGVAGLQSALAAGLGVACLNESSLCEGVARLTPPHGLPALPRVAFHFLPPRRGETEFVTRARELLASHLV
- a CDS encoding tautomerase family protein, translated to MPHIVIHLSGQPDAQLTRRTVDTVAELTQSVLGKKLPVIATTVQYIADDAWFIGGRSLAELGKSAFHLDISITDETNTKAEKARYLREIYGAMAALRKNLHEVSYVHLIDARAAAYGYGGLTQEYRHQQAGV